In Leifsonia sp. PS1209, the genomic stretch GTCATCCCGGGTTTCGTCGACAGCCACACGCACCTCGTCTTCGGCGGTGACAGGGCCGCCGAGTTCGAGGCGAGGATGTCCGGGCAGCCGTATACCGCCGGCGGCATACGCAGCACGGTGGCTGCCACGCGCGCCGCCACGGACGCCGAGCTGTCCTCCCGCCTCGACGCCTTCGTGGCCGAGTTGCACGCTCAGGGCACCACGACCTTCGAGATCAAGAGCGGCTACGGCCTCACGGTCGACGACGAGGCCAGACTGCTGCGCCTCGCCGAACGCGTGACGCCGGAGACCACGTTCCTCGGCGCCCACGTCGTCCCGGCCGAGTACGCCGACGATCCCGAGGCATACGTCGAACTGGTCGTCGGCCCGATGCTCGACGCGTGCGCACCCCACGCACGCTGGATCGACGTGTTCTGCGAGACGGGCGCCTTCACGCCGGAGCAGTCCCGCCGCATCCTGTCGGCCGGCGCATCCCGCGGGCTCGGCGTGCGCGTCCACGCCAGCCAGCTCGCCCCCGGCCTCGGCGTCGCCGTCGCGGTCTCCCTCGACGCGGCGAGCGTCGACCACTGCACCCACCTCACGCCCGACGACATCGCCCGGCTGGCCGCCTCCCGCACGGTCGCGACGCTGCTGCCCGGCGTCGAGTTCTCCACCCGCCAGCCGTACCCGGATGCGCGCCGCCTCCTCGACGCGGGCGTCACCGTGGCCCTGGCGAGCGACTGCAACCCCGGCTCGTCGTTCACGTCGTCGATGCCGTTCTGCATCGCCGTCGCGGTGCGCGACATGGGGATGACGCCCGCCGAGGCGCTGTGGGCGGCGACCGCAGGAGGCGCTGCCGCGTTGCGCCGCGACGACGTCGGACACCTCGCGCCGGGCGCCCGTGCCGACTTCGCGGTGCTGCGCGCGCCCGGGTACGTGCACATGGCGTACCGGCCAGGGGTGCCGCTGGTGGCGGCCACGTATCGGGCCGGGGTGCGGGTGGGGTGACGGGCGCGCTGCTCGGGTGAACCTCAGCCGCGCAGCGCCAGCCCCGCCGCGACCTCCAGCACTAGCAGCGCCGCCAGCCGGACGGTGCGTCCATCCGGGGCGTCGGCCGTCGCATCCACCTCGGCGACGTCCGCTGAGCGCACGGCCCGGGATGCGCCCGCCAGCCTGGCGAAACGCCGCAGCTCCCACGCGGCCAGTCCTCCCGGCACCGACGCCGGGCAGCCGGGCGCGACCGACCGGTCGCACACATCCACGTCCAGGTCGACGTGCACCGGCCCGCCGGCCGCGCCGGCGATCTCGAGCGCCTCGGCCATCACGTCGTCGATCGGCCGCGCGTGCAGCGCATCCCGGGGCACGACCGTGATGCCGTACGCCTCCGCCCGCGCTGCGTACGCGGGCGAGTTCGCGAAGTCGGCGATCCCGATCTGCACCACTCTCCGGCCGTCCAGCCCGGCCTCGACCAGCCGGCGCACGGGCGACCCGTTGGAGACGCCGTCGCGCAGGTCGTGGTGCGCGTCGAGCGTGATCAGCCCGGCGGTCGGCAGCGCGTCGCCCCAGGCGCCGAGGGCGGCGGGAACGGTGAGCGCGTTGTCTCCCCCCACCGCAACGGTGACGCGCGACCGGCTGACCGCGTCCGCCATCGCGGCGATGGCGCGCCCTTCGCCCTCCGGCCCGTCGGGTTCGTCGACGTCGCCGGCGTCGGCGAACGCCAGCCGCTCCACCTCAGACCCCGGCACGAACGCCGCGTAGTAGCGCACCGCCTCCCGAACCGCTGCCGGCGTCTCCCCCGCTCCGGTCGCCGACAGCGACGTGCGCCAGGTCGGAATGCCGAGAAACGCCAGATCGACCGCCTCATCGCCGGGGATGCCGTCAAGCGACGGCCACGCCCCAGCGCGGGGCCATAGGGGGTCGACGGACAGCTGACGCGTGCTCATACCGCGACGCTAGCAACCCGGTCGCTCCTCCGGGCGGTGGGGCGGCGCCCCGCGTCTGGTATCTCGGACGCGACCCTCTCCGCGAGATGCCAGTAACTGCGCCGCATCCCGGGCGTTTCGCGACAGTTACTGGCATCTCGCGCGCGCGGGAGGCGCGGGAGCCAGTGGATGCGAGAACCGGCCGGATGCGAGACCCCGGGCACGAGACCCCGGGCACGAGACCCCGGGCGCGCGCGAACGGGCCGGACTCCGAGGAGTCCGGCCCGTTCGTGGCCGCTAGCGCTGCTGGCCGCCTGCGGGCGCCGTCCAGACGGGCGGCGCTGCCGCCGGGCCGCCGGATCCAGGGCCACCGGACTCGCCCGGCCCTCCGGGCGCACCCGGCGCACCCGGCGCGCCGGGGCCCCCGTCGCCGCCGCCGGTACCGCTCCCGCCAGCTCCGTCACCCGAGCCGGCATCCGGCCCTCCGGCCGCTGCGGCCTTCCGGGCGCGCTTCGCCGCCCGGCGCTCGCGCGCGCCCTCGACGAGGTTGTAGAGCGTCGGCAGCACCACGAGGGTGAGCAGCGTGGACGAGACCAGGCCGCCGATCACCACGATGGCGAGCGGCTGCGAGATGAAGCCGCCGTGGCCGGTGAGGCCGATCGCCATCGGGGTGAGGGCCGCGATGGTCGCGAGCGCCGTCATCAGGATCGGGCGCAGACGGCGGGAGGCGCCGTGCGCCACCGCCTCCGGCACGGACATCCCGCGTCTCCTGTACTGGTTGACCAGGTCGATGAGGACGATCGCGTTCGTCACCACGATGCCGATCAGCATCAGCACACCGATCAGCGACGCGACGCCGAGCGGGATGCCCGAGATGATCTGCAGCGCGATGGCGCCTGTCGCCGCGAACGGCACGGAGACCAGGAGCAGCAGCGGCTGGCGCAGCGACCGGAACGTCGCCACCATCACGATGTAGACGATCAGGATGGCCGCGAGCAGCGCGATCCCGAGCTGCGAGAACGCGTCCGACTGGCTGGAGGAGACTCCGCCGATCTTGGCCGTGGCCCCGGACGGCAGGTTCGCGTCCTTGAGCGCCGTGGTCACCGCGGCGTTCGCGGTGCCGAGGTTGTCGGTGGCCGGGGTGGCCGTGACCGTCGAGGTGCGCAGGCCGCGCTCGGTGGTGACCGTGGACGGACCGTTGGTCTCCTCGACCGACGCCAGTGTGCTCAGCGCAACCGGACCGGTGACCGTCGGAATCTGCAGGTCGGCCAGCTGGGCGACCGTCGACGGCGGGTTGTCGCTCTGGATGTAGATGTTGAGCGTCGTGTTGTCGAGTGCGACGGAACCGGCCTGCGTCGGCTGCATGGCCTGCGACACGATGCCGCCGACGGCGACCTCGCTCAGACCGGCCGCTGCCGCCTTGGAACGGTCGACGTTCACCGCGACGTACGGAAGCGACGCGCTGAGGTTGTCCGTGACCTGCTTGACCGAGTCCTGCTTCTTGACCTCGGCGACGACCGCATCCGTCGCCTTCTGCAGGTCTTCGTTGCTGGTGGCCGTGATGTCGATCTCGATATCGCTCGATCCGCCGAACCCGCTCTGCGCGGAGACGACGATGTCGCCCTGGTCCTTCACCGCCGCGAGCTCGTCCTCGATGGTGCTCTTCAGCGCATCCTGGTCGGCATCCGGGTCGGTGGTCACCGAGAACGTGGTGTTGCCGCCGCCGCCGGTGAACGCGGCCTGCAGGGATGCCCCGCTCGACCCGATCGAGACCTGCACCGTCTTGACGCCCTTGGTGTCGATGAGCTTCTGCTCGACCACCTTGGATGCGTCGTCCTTCGCCTGCAGGGAGGTGCCCGGCGCGAGAGTCTGCGTGATGGTGAGCGTGTTCTGGCCCGTGGATCCGAGGAAGTTCGTCTTCATCAGCGGGGTGAGCGCCAGCGTTCCGACGAGCACGACCACCGCGATGAGCACGGTCGCGACCGAGTGCTTCAACGTCCAGTGGATGATCGGAAGGTAACCGCGCTGCAGTCGCGACGGGTGCTCCAGCTCGTCCTCGCCGGCGGCCATCGCCTCCTCGATCGACAGGTGCGATGCGTCGGACGCCTCGACACCACCCTCGTGCTTGCGCGCCTTCGGCGGGCGGAGGAACCAGTAAGCGAGCACCGGCACGATCGTCAGCGAGACGAGCAGCGACGACAGCAGCGCGATGGTCACGGTGAGCGCGAAGGGCCGGAACAGCTCGCCGGTCACGTCGCCGACGAACGCCAGCGGCAGGAACACGGCGACGGTGGTGATGGTGGATGCGGTGATCGCCCCCGCCACCTCGCGCACGGCCTTGACGATGGTCGCCGCTCTGTCGACGCCGGCGACGAGCTGTCTCTTGATGTTCTCGATGACCACGATGGAGTCGTCGACCACACGGCCGATGGCGATGGTCAGCGCGCCGAGCGTGATGATGTTGAGCGTGTAGCCGGTCGCCCACATCACGATGAAGGTGATGAGCACGCTGGTCGGGATCGAGATCGCGGTGACCAGGGTGGAGCGGATCGACAGCAGGAAGATCAGGATGACGATCACGGCCATCAGGAGGCCGAGCAGGCCCTCCTCGGTGAGCGAGTTGATCGACTGGGTGATGAACGGCGCCTGGTCGAACACGACGGTGATCTTCGCGCCGTCGCCGAGCTTCGTCTGCAGGTCGTCGATCAGGGCGCTGACGCCGTGCGAGACCTCGACCGTGTTCGCGGACGGCAGCTTGGTGACGGCGATGGTGAGCGCCGGCTTGCCGTCGACGCGCGAGATGGAGGTGGTGGGGTCGTCGGTCTTCTGCACCGTCGCGACGTCGCCGATGGTGGGCGGGGTGGCTGCTGCGGTTGCAGCGGCGGCCGCGGCTGCGTCGGCTGCGCCCGTGGAGCCGGTCGCCCCGGCACCGGCAGCGCCAGCGCCCGCACCTGCGGCGGCACCCGCGCCTGCACCAGCACCTGCGCCTGCGCCTGCGCCGGATGAGCCAGCACCGGATGCACCCGCCGACCGGATGAGTGGAAGCCCGGCGATGTCGTCGATCGAGCTCAGCTTCGCCCCGGACTGCACGGAGAGCGTCTTGCCATTCTCGGTGATCGAACCGCCCGGGATGAGGACGCCGTTCTGCTGCAGCGCATCCTTGATCGACTGGCTGGTCACGCCGGCGGCGGCGAGCTTGGCACTGTCCGGGGTGATGGTGATGCGCTGGCCGACCTCGCCGACGAGCTGGGCGTCGTTGACGCCGGAGACGTCTTTGATGTCGGGGATGACCAGCTTGGTGATCTTGTCGGCGAGCGCGCGCGAGTCCTGGTCGCTGGTGACGGCGAGCTGGATGACGGGGAAGTCGTCGATGCTGCCGGAGAACACCTGCGGGTCGACGTTGCTCGGCAGCGTGGACTTGATGCGGTTGATCGCCTGATCGATCTTCTGCTCTGCGGTCGCGAGGTCGGTGCCGTAGGTGAACTTCGCCGTGATGATCGACTGGTTGGTGCTGCTCACCGCCGACGTGCTCTCGAGGTCGGGCACGCCCTGGATGGCCGTCTCGACCGGCGTGCTCACGTCGTTGTTGACCACCTCGGGCGATGCGCCGGGGTAGCTGGTGATGATCGCGAGCTGCGGGAACGAGATGGTCGGCGCGAGCTCCTGCTTGAGGTTCGTCAGCGCCAGGCCGCCGAACACCGCGGCCACGATCGTGACGAGCGCGATCAGCGCGCGGTTCTTCATACTCAGGACGGCGAGGAAATGCACAGTCTTTTCCCTTGACAGAAAGTGGATGCGAGACGCGCGGCACCACAGCCGCCCGCAAAGTATCTCATTGCAGCCTGTGCAAGTTCCTCATGCCCTGGTACGACTTCGGGGTGGAGACGTACTCCCCCGGGACGGTTCTCGCGCCCGCTGCTGACACTCACGACGGATCCCATCCTCGCGACGCGAGCGAGCGGAAGACCAACCCGACCAGCCGTTTCTCCGACCGCAGGTGCTCGGCCCCCACCCGAAGCACCAGCTCGCCCTGCTGCTGCAGAGCGGTGGTCCGCGTCAGGTCTCTGCGCCACTGGCGCGGCTCGATGCGGTGGTGGTCGCCCTCGTACTCGACGATCGTGCGGTATGGCGCGAACCGGAGCTCCGGCCTCGCCAGGAACCGCCCATCCGGAGTGTGCAGGTCGACGTTCACATCCGGCGCAGGCAGCCCGGCCTCCGCCAGGATCAGCCGCAGCAGCGATTCGGGCGGAGACTCCGCGCGGCCGTCGAGCAACTCGACCGCGGTTCTGGCCCGGGATGCGCCCCGAGCACCTGCGGGAGGGACCGCCGCCCGCACGTCATCGTGGGACGCGAGCGGCGCCCGGCCGCCGAGAACCGCATCGCCCAGCACCACCAGCTCTCGGATGCTCGCCGTCGCGGCCAGGTCGGCCCACGTCCGCGCCGCCGACGTCACCGGCAGCCCGCGCACCCGACACGTCTCGCCCGCGGAGAGCGGACGCGAGTGGGACTGCACCCCGGTGAGGCGCGGCGGCCGCGCGGGTGGGGCGACGGTCAGGTGCAGGACGGGCTGTGCGTGCGTGGGTGGCGCATCCGAGGGTGGCAGATGGTGGTGAAGCGCAGACGCGCTCGGCGAATCCGGAGGCGGCAGATGAGCCCGCGCACCCTGCTGCCGCACGCCAGGCAGCCACCGCGTATCCGGCAGCCCCAGCAGGATGGCGGCCGTGGCGTGGGAGAGGACGCCGCCGGGCTCCCTGGCGCAGAGGGCGGCGCAGCGCGCGACGAAGTCGGCCGCCAGCCTGGCGGGCACCCGAGCGCCGCGGAACGGCGTGACCAGCTCGCTGCGCGACAGGCGGACGGGCTCGACGCCGAGCGCCCGCGCCTCCCGGAGGGAGAACGGGCGGTTGCGCAACCGGGGATGACTCATGCCCCCTACCATGCCCAATTCCGCCACCACGCGTCGGATTCTCTCCACAGGCCGCCCCGCCAGCCCGCGAGATGCCACTATCTGTCGCGCATCCCGGGCGTTTCGCGACAGATAGTGGCATCTCACCGCCCAGCCGCCGGCCGCCCCTAGACCACGTTGGGCAGCGGGGCCGCGTCGGCGAATGCCGACGGCTCCCGCAGCGCGTCCGGCCACGCGCGCGACAGCGCCGCGAACGCGCGCACCGTCTCCTCCTCCGAGTACGTGATCGGGATGCGGAGGAAGCGCTCGAACGCCCCATCCAGCCCGAACCGCGGCCCGGCCGCGATCAGCAGCCCGTGGTTGCGCGCACCCAGCGTCAGCGCCGAGCTGACCGGCGCGCCGATCCCGATCCACGCGGCCAAACCGCCGTGCATCCTGGGCACCACCCAGTCCGGGAACGTCTGCGCCGCCAGCCGCGCCACCCGCTCCCTCCCCGCCGCGAGTTCCGAGCGCCGGGAGTCCAGGATCTCCGCCATCTGCGGCAGCATCCGCGCCACCACCAGCTGTTCCAGCAGCGGCGTGCCCAGGTCGGTCGCCGGTTTCGCCGCGATCAGCTTCTGGATGTGCGGCCGTTCCGCCCGGATCCAGCCGATCCGCAGGCCGCCCCACAGGCTCTTGCTCGCCGACCCGATCAGCAGCACGGGCGCATCCCCCGCCCCTCGCGAGCCGTAGCGCGGCAGCGGCAGGTGTTCGCCGAGCCTGTCGATGTCGAGGTCGGCCGTCGTCTCGTCGCCGACCACGATCGTGCCCTGCGCCGCCGTCGCCGCCAGCAGCCGCGCGCGGGTCTCCGGCGACATGGATGCGCCCGTCGGGTTCTGGAAGTCCGGGATCAGATAGGCGAGGGCCGGGTTGGCGCGCCGCAGCGTCTGCTCGATCGCGTCGATGTCCCACCCGTCCTCCTCCGCACCCACCGGATGCGGGGCGTCGGCGGGCGGGATGGTGACCGTCACCGGAACCAGGCGCGCCCCGGCGAGCCGGAACGACTCCGTGGCGTGCGGGTAGGTGGGCATCTCGATCATCGTGCGGTCGCCGCGGCCGACGAAGGTGCGTGCGATCAGGGCGATGGCCTGCTGCGCGCCGACCGTCACGAGCACCTGGTCCGGGTCGGTGGGGAGGCCGCGCTCGCGGTAGCGGTCGGCGATGGCCTCCCGGAGATGCGGGAGCCCGACCGCGTCGTATCCGGAGTGCGGGAGGAAGTGCGGCAGCTCCTCCGCCGCCGCGCGCGCCGCTGCGGGGAGGGACGATGCCGCCGGCAGCGCCGCCTTGGTGAAGTCGAGCATCCCGTCGCCGCCGGGGGTCGGGGCGGTGACGAGCACCGGTCCAGGCAGCCGGGCGACGCTGCCGGATCCGCGCACGCTGTCGAGGAATCCGGCGTCGCGCAGCCCCCGGTACGCGGCGGTCACCGTGGTGCGGCTGAGTTCCAGCCGGGCGGCGAGGTCACGCTCGGCGGGCAGGCGCGTGTCGATCGGGATGCGTCCGTCGAGCACCAGCAACCGGATGCGGTCGGCGAGCGCCTGGTAGTGGGCGCCGCCTCCTCGCCACTCCCCGAGGAGCGTTTCGAGCGATCGGGCGGTGAGCTGTGCATCCGGCATAAGGCCACCTTAAGCAAATTGGACTCTTGATAAAAGGCCAATCAACAAATTGGATAGGAGCGTGACCCGCCGACTCCTTCTCACCAGACGCCTCGCGCAACTCCTCATCGGGCTGTTCCTCTACGGAATCGCCATCGCGATGATGGTGCGCGCCGGCATCGGGGTGTCGCCGTGGGACGTGCTCGCGCAAGGTCTGTCGATCAAGACCGGCCTGCTGTTCGGGCTGATCACCAACCTCGTCGGCATCGCCGTGCTGCTGTTCTGGATCCCGCTCCGCCAGCGCCCGGGACTCGGCACCGTGCTCAACGTGCTGCTCGTCGGCCCGAGCGCGCAGCTCGGGCTCACGCTCATCCCGCAGCAGACCGAACTGTGGGCGCAAGTGCTGCTGTTCACCGGCGGCCTGCTGCTCCTGGCGGTCGCGACCGGCCTCTACATCGGCCCCAAGCTGGGCCCCGGCCCGCGCGACGGCCTGATGACCGGGCTGCACGCGCGCACCGGCTGGCCGATCTGGGCCGTGCGCACCGGCATCGAGGTGACCGTGCTCATCATCGGGTGGCTGCTCGGCGGCAACGTCGGCATCGGAACGCTCGCGTTCGCGCTGCTGGTCGGGCCGCTCTGCAGCATCACCCTCCCCTTCTTCGCGATCCGGCTGCCGCAGGACGCTGCAACGACTGCGGCGGCGCTGGAAAGCGAGCTCGAGGGAACGGCCGAGCAATCGGCCGGCCTCGGGGAGCAGGATGCCGCCACGTTCGACGTGCGCGACGGCATCCTGCTCGAAACCGACGCGGCCACCAGGATGCGCGACCACCGCGCGGCCGACAGCAACGTGATCGGCGGGGTGCAGCCCGACCGCGAGGCAGGCGCATCCCGTCGCCCGGCGCAGGCGGTCGCCGCGTACTGGCTCGATGATCGACTGATGGCCAGGGAACGTCTTGAGCGTGGCTCTGGCTCTGGCTCTGGCTCTGGCTCTGATTCCCGACCGCGTCCTCGTCCCCGCCGCGCCTGAGCCCGAGTCGCCGGATCTGACGCCGCGCGCGCCGCCCCGCGCTCCGCATGGTCGTGGCCGCGTCAGCGACACCCCGCGCGTCCCTGAGGCGCTCACCGTGGGCGGGTCGCGTCCCAGCCTTCTCACGTCCGCAGCCATCGAGCCGGGACTTGTGCACGCCCCGACACGGCGTGTCGCGTCCATAAGTCCCGGCTCGATGACTTGGGGGCGGGATCGGGACCCGGACTCCGCCCCCTACAGCCGCGCCGCGTACGCGCGCAGCGCGTCGCGCACGAACGTGGCGCCCGCGGCGCCGCCGTAGTTCGCGGCGAACCGCGGGTCGGCGACGTACATCTCGCCGAGGCCGGTGAGGTAGGCGGCCGTCGGGCGGCCGTTCTCGCTGCCGGGGGTGCCGGGGATAGAGCCGAGCCAGTCGGCGTGGCGCTGGGCGAGTGCCTGCGCCTCGTCGCCCTCCGGGTCGATGCCGCGGTCGGCGGCGGCGATCCAGTCGGCGGCGAGCTGCTTCTGCAGACGCTGCCATTCGGCGCGCTCGGCCGGCGTCTTGCTGCGCCACCACGCGTCGGACGCGGCGTACGCGTCCTTGCCCCAGCGCTCCTCCACCTCCTCCTTGTATTGGGTGTGGTCGAAACCGTCGAGCATGTCTTCCGCCAAGATGTCTTCTCCTTCGCTGATCGCCTGGATGGTCGTCTCGACCGACGCGATCTGCCGCGCCAGCCGTTCCCGCTCGTCGCGCAGCCACGCGAGGTGGCCGTGCAGGGCGGGGATCGCATCCACCTGGTTCGTGAGCACGTCGGCGATGGCCGGGAGGCCGAGTCCGAGGTCGCGGAGCAGCAGGATGCGCTGCAACCGCACGAGGGAGTCCCTGTCGTAGTACCGGTAGCCATTGCTGCCGATCCTGCTGGGCGGGAGGAGCCCGATGTCGTCGTAGTGACGCAGCGTCCTGCTGGTCGTTCCGGCGAGCCTGGCGATCTCTTGGATGGACCAGTCCATCGTCGTCTCCTCTCTCTCGTGGGGTGCGAAGCCCACGGTAGAGGTTGACGTTACGTCAAGGTCAAGCGGCGATCAACGCTTGGCGCGGGCCGGGACCTTCTTCGTCTCCGACACCGGCTTCTGCGGCTGCTGATCCGTCGCGCCCTGCGTCGGCGCAGGCGACTGCCCGGCGGAGGCGGGCGTCCCGTGGCCGCGAGGATGACCGTGCTGCTTCGACGCCGGCTCCAGCGGACGGCGCGCGACCGGGCGCACCGGCTCGCCACGGCGATCCTGACCGGGAAGCGGGCGGGAGCGGCGGCCGTAGATCAGCGACGACGAGTCGAGCAGCCACGGCACGAGCGCGACGGTCACACCGTGGCAGAGCAGCAGCTGCTGCCGGATGCGCCGTGCGCGGTGGTTGTGCAGCAGCGACTCCCACCAGTGCCCGACGATGTACTGCGGAAGGTAGACGGTCACCACTTCGGAGCCGTGCTCCTCGCGGCGGTGCTTCAGGTACTTGATCAGCGGGTGGCCGAACTCGCGGTACGGGGACTCGATGATGGTCAGCGGCACGTGGATGTTCTGCTGGATCCACTGCTGCTGCAGCTTCTCCGTCGACTCCTCGTCGACCGCCACGTGCACGGCCTCGATCGAGTCGTGCCGGGCGGCGATGGCGTAGTCGAGCGCCTTGAGCGCCGGCTTCTGCATCTTGCCGACGAGCACGATCGCGTGGTCTCCGCGGCTGCCGAACGTGGTGACGGGGTCGACCTCGATCTCCTTCTCCACGTCCCGGTAGTAGCGGTTCACGCCGAGCATGAGCAGCCACAGGATGGGCATGAAGATGAAGACGAGGTATGCACCGTGGGTGAATTTGGTGATCGTCACGACGATGAGCACCACGGCGGTGAGGAACGCGCCGAACGCGTTGATGCAGAGCGAGCGGACGATGCTCGACCGTTCGTGCGGCTTCACGGTCCCGGACCGCAGCAGGGTGATCCAGTGCTTGACCATCCCGGACTGGCCGAGCGTGAACGAGACGAACACGCCGATGATGTAGAGCTGGATGAGCTGGGTCAGGTTGGCGCGGTAGACCAGCAGCAGCACGGTCGCTGCGAGGGCCAGCAGGATCATGCCGTTCGAGTAGACCAGGCGGTCGCCGCGGGTGTTCAGCGACTTGGGCGCGTACGAGTCGCGGGCGAGCACGGAGCCGAGCAGCGGGAAGCCGTTGAACGCGGTGTTCGCCGCGAGCAGCAGCACGACGGCGGTGGCGGCCTGCACGATGAAGAACAGGATGGTGTTGTTGCCGAACGTCGCGGCGGCGATCTGGGCGATCAGGCTGCGCTGCGGCTCGGTGGCGCACTGCGCCCAGCCCTGCAGGTCGCAGGGGTTCTCGGCATAGTGCACGCCGCTGATCAGGGCGACCGTGGTGAGCCCGGCGAACAGGATGATGGCGATGCCGCCCATCAGTCCGAGCGTCTTGCGGGCGTTCTTGATCTTCGGGGTGCGGAACGCCGGCACGCCGTTGGCGACGGCCTCCACACCGGTGAGGGCCGAACATCCACTGGAGAAGGCGCGCAGGAGCAGGAGCACCGTCGCCGCCTGGGTGAGGCTGGTGGCGTGCACCTCGAAGTTCGCGGACTCGGCGACCGGCGCATCCCCGAACGCGGTGCGCACCAGCGCGGTCACGATCATCACGAAGATGCTGC encodes the following:
- a CDS encoding APC family permease, yielding MIGDPLPSEKLEGQLLPKHLALPIFASDALSSVAYAPQELLMILLIGGLAFLSFAPWVAAAVVVLLITVVLSYRQLVKAYPSGGGDYEVAHKNLGEKAGLVVASALLVDYVLTVAVSVASGVDNIISALPFLSNWRVELAVLFVIVIAAVNLRGVRESSKAFAIPTYLFIGSIFVMIVTALVRTAFGDAPVAESANFEVHATSLTQAATVLLLLRAFSSGCSALTGVEAVANGVPAFRTPKIKNARKTLGLMGGIAIILFAGLTTVALISGVHYAENPCDLQGWAQCATEPQRSLIAQIAAATFGNNTILFFIVQAATAVVLLLAANTAFNGFPLLGSVLARDSYAPKSLNTRGDRLVYSNGMILLALAATVLLLVYRANLTQLIQLYIIGVFVSFTLGQSGMVKHWITLLRSGTVKPHERSSIVRSLCINAFGAFLTAVVLIVVTITKFTHGAYLVFIFMPILWLLMLGVNRYYRDVEKEIEVDPVTTFGSRGDHAIVLVGKMQKPALKALDYAIAARHDSIEAVHVAVDEESTEKLQQQWIQQNIHVPLTIIESPYREFGHPLIKYLKHRREEHGSEVVTVYLPQYIVGHWWESLLHNHRARRIRQQLLLCHGVTVALVPWLLDSSSLIYGRRSRPLPGQDRRGEPVRPVARRPLEPASKQHGHPRGHGTPASAGQSPAPTQGATDQQPQKPVSETKKVPARAKR